One segment of Scyliorhinus torazame isolate Kashiwa2021f chromosome 14, sScyTor2.1, whole genome shotgun sequence DNA contains the following:
- the LOC140390490 gene encoding proline-rich transmembrane protein 1-like isoform X1, translating to MEKGTLPHFQEPGSSGGLTQPTSPPPYNQVIETRSNALPVGYTVPPQLPTLPLGMRGYIQETQFHGRAPGYTALLPHGSMGPGTYIPPPPPGYAVQLQPYTTLVPFYPIGNNPPPYLPGYTAISPGIQQTPIPSGFRILEPQRPPHDYLPIAVLTTVCCFWPTGIIAIIKALETRAAVTRGDQLSAEIASRQARNYSFISLAVGIAAMVLCAILVIVVVIEAKHRDAEWDP from the exons GTTCATCGGGTGGACTCACACAGCCCACCTCGCCTCCCCCCTACAACCAAGTGATCGAGACTCGTTCCAATGCCTTGCCGGTGGGGTATACAGTGCCACCACAGCTACCTACACTTCCCTTGGGCATGCGGGGCTACATTCAGGAGACGCAGTTCCATGGCAGAGCACCAGGATACACTGCCCTGCTGCCACATGGTTCCATGGGACCAGGAACCTatatcccaccaccacccccaggctACGCCGTACAGCTGCAACCCTATACAACCCTCGTCCCATTCTATCCCATTGGCAAC AATCCTCCGCCCTACCTGCCCGGATACACTGCGATTTCTCCAGGTATTCAGCAGACTCCGATCCCTTCAGGCTTCCGAATCCTGGAACCACAAAGGCCGCCTCATGACTACCTACCTATCGCAGTGCTGACCACGGTTTGCTGCTTCTGGCCAACAGGGATCATCGCCATTATTAAAGCCCTGGAG acACGAGCAGCAGTGACAAGGGGAGACCAGCTATCAGCGGAGATCGCCTCCCGCCAGGCTCGCAACTATTCCTTCATCAGCCTGGCCGTGGGGATTGCGGCCATGGTGCTCTGCGCCATCCTGGTGATCGTCGTGGTGATTGAGGCCAAGCACCGCGATGCTGAATGGGATCCGTAG
- the LOC140390490 gene encoding proline-rich transmembrane protein 1-like isoform X2, translated as MATEKSGSSGGLTQPTSPPPYNQVIETRSNALPVGYTVPPQLPTLPLGMRGYIQETQFHGRAPGYTALLPHGSMGPGTYIPPPPPGYAVQLQPYTTLVPFYPIGNNPPPYLPGYTAISPGIQQTPIPSGFRILEPQRPPHDYLPIAVLTTVCCFWPTGIIAIIKALETRAAVTRGDQLSAEIASRQARNYSFISLAVGIAAMVLCAILVIVVVIEAKHRDAEWDP; from the exons GTTCATCGGGTGGACTCACACAGCCCACCTCGCCTCCCCCCTACAACCAAGTGATCGAGACTCGTTCCAATGCCTTGCCGGTGGGGTATACAGTGCCACCACAGCTACCTACACTTCCCTTGGGCATGCGGGGCTACATTCAGGAGACGCAGTTCCATGGCAGAGCACCAGGATACACTGCCCTGCTGCCACATGGTTCCATGGGACCAGGAACCTatatcccaccaccacccccaggctACGCCGTACAGCTGCAACCCTATACAACCCTCGTCCCATTCTATCCCATTGGCAAC AATCCTCCGCCCTACCTGCCCGGATACACTGCGATTTCTCCAGGTATTCAGCAGACTCCGATCCCTTCAGGCTTCCGAATCCTGGAACCACAAAGGCCGCCTCATGACTACCTACCTATCGCAGTGCTGACCACGGTTTGCTGCTTCTGGCCAACAGGGATCATCGCCATTATTAAAGCCCTGGAG acACGAGCAGCAGTGACAAGGGGAGACCAGCTATCAGCGGAGATCGCCTCCCGCCAGGCTCGCAACTATTCCTTCATCAGCCTGGCCGTGGGGATTGCGGCCATGGTGCTCTGCGCCATCCTGGTGATCGTCGTGGTGATTGAGGCCAAGCACCGCGATGCTGAATGGGATCCGTAG